In Rhodoferax koreense, a genomic segment contains:
- a CDS encoding EAL domain-containing protein: MHDCAVHEAARLDPLVRMAATLCGCPTAALLLADEDGPCLVACFGLPNAAEGLAMRIQDRVALTRQPLQETSPEDGFLAGWPLPDTNGVLVVMGPAGTLLGATQQQALTELAAHVASQLAWHEAQAVQARNAQTAATLDAEAWRRVRDIQQELAQVQLDPDVGLETVMGLITERVLLLTGADGSAIDLAEDGELVCRAGAGLVAVHVGMRFAMDTSLAGLSLGRNETVYAPDIEAHPLASPLAVRLMPEVHSLLTTPLRVGNEAIGVLQLQSKKVDAFGLRERSSLATLAESLGGIIQRYRMGQQLRASEQQYRMLFENNPYPMWVAARDSRKLLAVNRAAIVHYGYTEAEFLQMHVRDLWIDVSAQDLEARWNDTPKEEKVLAVPWRHRLKDGSIIDVEISSDAISFNNQAARLVLVHDVTQRRRAERDLARVSRAQHLLSACNEALVRAASEGALLTEICNIAVQIGGYSMAWVGFAQDDAERSIVAVANAGTGADSMKGEPLSWDADTPSGQGPAGRTIRSGEAVIVEDVARDPSFAPWLAQILQSGFRGAASLPLRDGSRTFGLFYLYAPEVVKIGSDEVRLLQQLANDLAFGILHLRAQESQRRLHAAVMKVAAGVSASTGTAFFEQLARNMAEALGAQAGFIVRLMPLPAVDSAGTTPDAAPPRMAHTMAGVLEGRALPNFAFALAGTPCDNLAEVDTCMVSPKLCGMFAGIPSLAGLTARTYVGRRLDSSNGEPAGLLFVLFKEPLQHSEFIFSTMQIFAARAAAELDRQDSDAQIRHQASLLDKAQDAIIVRGIDHRVLYWNQSAARLYGWTAEEVVGRSLVNLLYGDPSRFEFANQAVIEQGEWHGEIAQVRKDGSELMVEARWTLVRDANDQPHSIFAINTDITQRKATEDEIHKLAFFDALTQLPNRQLLTDRLRHALSSCARNGRGGALLFIDLDNFKTLNDTLGHDRGDLLLQQVARRLAACVRQMDTVARLGGDEFVVILEDLGEDTQEIGVRAKAIGEKILQTLSAAYQLEGNEHQSTCSIGITRFTGQVDSVGELLKQADIAMYQAKAAGRNTVRFFDPGLQAAVTARASLEADMRLALAQDEFFLHYQPQIDAQGLCTGVEALVRWHHPLRGTVSPAEFIPVAEETGLILEIGRQVLQQACGLLASWAGDEHTAHLSLAVNVSSRQFKHADFVQQVCDTLARSGADPSRLKLELTESLLVDDMELIIDKMMVLRAHGVSFSLDDFGTGYSSLAYLRRLPLDQLKIDQSFVRDVLTDPNDAVIARTIIGLGQSLGLNVIAEGVESAEQRDFLLAHGCLAYQGYFFSRPLALPQLEHFLQQAATPVSAPAPL, encoded by the coding sequence ATGCATGACTGTGCTGTCCACGAGGCAGCCCGGCTCGACCCACTGGTGCGCATGGCCGCCACCCTTTGTGGTTGCCCCACCGCGGCGCTGCTGTTGGCCGATGAGGACGGGCCATGCCTGGTGGCGTGCTTCGGCTTGCCCAACGCGGCCGAGGGCCTTGCCATGCGCATACAAGACAGGGTGGCGCTGACGCGCCAGCCGCTCCAGGAAACCTCGCCCGAGGACGGCTTCCTCGCGGGCTGGCCATTGCCCGACACCAACGGTGTTCTCGTCGTCATGGGACCCGCCGGCACCTTGCTGGGTGCCACTCAGCAGCAGGCCTTGACCGAGTTGGCCGCCCATGTGGCCAGCCAACTGGCCTGGCACGAGGCGCAGGCGGTCCAGGCACGCAATGCGCAGACCGCGGCCACGCTCGATGCCGAAGCCTGGCGCCGTGTGCGCGACATCCAGCAGGAGCTGGCTCAGGTCCAGCTCGATCCGGACGTCGGCCTCGAAACCGTCATGGGGCTGATCACCGAGCGGGTGCTGCTGCTCACGGGCGCCGACGGCAGCGCCATCGACCTGGCCGAAGACGGCGAGCTGGTCTGCCGCGCGGGTGCCGGCCTGGTCGCGGTGCACGTGGGCATGCGCTTCGCCATGGACACGAGCTTGGCCGGCCTGTCCCTGGGCCGCAACGAGACGGTCTACGCGCCCGACATCGAGGCCCATCCGCTGGCGAGCCCGCTCGCGGTCCGGCTCATGCCAGAAGTGCACAGCCTGCTGACGACGCCGCTGCGCGTCGGCAATGAGGCCATCGGCGTACTGCAGCTGCAGTCGAAAAAGGTGGACGCCTTCGGCCTGCGCGAACGCAGCAGCCTGGCGACGCTGGCCGAGTCGCTGGGCGGCATCATCCAGCGCTATCGCATGGGCCAGCAGCTGCGCGCCTCCGAACAGCAATACCGCATGCTGTTCGAGAACAATCCCTATCCGATGTGGGTGGCGGCACGCGACAGCCGCAAACTGCTCGCGGTGAACCGCGCGGCCATCGTGCACTACGGTTACACGGAGGCCGAATTCCTGCAGATGCACGTGCGCGACCTCTGGATCGACGTCAGCGCCCAGGACCTGGAGGCCCGCTGGAACGACACGCCGAAAGAGGAAAAGGTGCTGGCCGTACCCTGGCGGCACCGGTTGAAGGACGGCAGCATCATCGATGTGGAGATTTCCTCCGATGCCATCAGCTTCAACAACCAGGCCGCGCGGCTGGTGCTGGTGCACGACGTGACACAACGCCGCCGGGCCGAACGCGACCTGGCCCGCGTCAGCCGCGCGCAGCATCTGCTCAGCGCCTGCAACGAGGCCCTGGTGCGCGCCGCCTCGGAAGGCGCGCTGCTCACCGAGATCTGCAACATCGCGGTGCAGATCGGTGGCTACAGCATGGCCTGGGTGGGCTTTGCGCAGGACGATGCCGAGCGCTCCATCGTGGCCGTGGCGAACGCCGGCACGGGTGCCGATTCGATGAAAGGCGAGCCGCTGTCCTGGGACGCCGACACGCCGAGCGGACAGGGCCCCGCCGGGCGCACCATCCGCAGCGGCGAGGCGGTGATCGTCGAAGACGTGGCCCGCGACCCTTCTTTCGCCCCGTGGCTCGCGCAGATCCTGCAAAGCGGCTTCCGTGGCGCGGCCAGCCTGCCGTTGCGCGACGGCAGCCGCACCTTCGGCCTGTTCTACCTGTACGCACCCGAGGTGGTGAAGATCGGCAGCGACGAGGTGCGCCTGCTGCAGCAACTCGCCAACGACCTGGCCTTCGGCATCCTGCACCTGCGCGCCCAGGAGAGCCAGCGCCGGCTGCATGCCGCGGTGATGAAGGTGGCCGCCGGCGTGTCGGCCAGCACCGGCACCGCGTTCTTCGAGCAGCTGGCGCGCAACATGGCCGAGGCGCTCGGCGCGCAAGCGGGCTTCATCGTGCGCCTGATGCCTCTGCCCGCAGTGGACTCGGCCGGCACCACGCCCGACGCCGCACCGCCGCGCATGGCGCACACCATGGCCGGGGTGCTGGAAGGCCGGGCGCTGCCGAACTTCGCGTTCGCCTTGGCCGGCACGCCGTGCGACAACCTGGCCGAGGTCGATACCTGCATGGTGTCGCCGAAGCTGTGCGGCATGTTCGCCGGCATTCCTTCGCTCGCGGGACTGACCGCGCGCACCTACGTGGGACGCCGGCTGGACAGCAGCAACGGAGAACCGGCGGGCCTGCTGTTCGTGCTGTTCAAGGAGCCGCTGCAGCATTCGGAGTTCATCTTTTCGACGATGCAGATCTTCGCCGCACGCGCCGCCGCGGAACTCGATCGGCAGGATTCGGACGCGCAGATCCGTCACCAGGCCTCGCTGCTCGACAAGGCGCAGGACGCGATCATCGTGCGCGGCATCGACCACCGCGTGCTGTACTGGAACCAGAGCGCCGCGCGCCTGTACGGCTGGACGGCCGAGGAGGTCGTGGGCCGCTCGCTGGTGAACCTGCTGTACGGCGACCCATCCCGCTTCGAGTTCGCCAACCAAGCGGTGATCGAACAAGGGGAATGGCATGGCGAGATCGCCCAGGTGCGCAAGGATGGCAGCGAGTTGATGGTGGAGGCGCGCTGGACGCTGGTGCGCGACGCCAACGACCAGCCCCATTCGATCTTCGCCATCAACACCGACATCACCCAGCGCAAGGCCACCGAGGACGAAATCCACAAGCTGGCCTTCTTCGACGCACTGACGCAACTGCCCAATCGCCAGCTGTTGACCGACCGGCTGCGCCACGCCCTGTCCAGCTGCGCGCGCAACGGCCGTGGTGGCGCCCTGCTGTTCATCGACCTGGACAACTTCAAGACGCTCAACGACACCCTGGGCCACGACCGCGGCGATCTGTTGCTGCAGCAGGTGGCGCGGCGCCTGGCCGCCTGCGTGCGGCAGATGGATACCGTGGCAAGGCTCGGCGGCGACGAATTCGTGGTGATCCTCGAAGACCTCGGCGAGGACACGCAGGAGATCGGCGTGCGGGCCAAGGCCATCGGCGAAAAGATCCTGCAGACGCTGAGCGCGGCCTACCAGCTCGAGGGCAACGAACACCAGAGCACCTGCAGCATCGGCATCACGCGTTTCACCGGCCAGGTGGACAGCGTCGGCGAGTTGCTGAAGCAGGCCGACATCGCCATGTACCAGGCCAAGGCCGCGGGCCGCAACACGGTGCGCTTCTTCGACCCCGGCCTGCAGGCCGCGGTGACGGCGCGAGCCTCGCTGGAAGCCGACATGCGCCTTGCGCTGGCCCAGGACGAGTTCTTCCTGCACTACCAGCCGCAGATCGACGCCCAGGGCCTGTGCACCGGCGTAGAAGCATTGGTGCGCTGGCACCACCCGCTGCGCGGCACGGTGTCGCCGGCCGAGTTCATCCCGGTGGCCGAGGAGACCGGGCTGATCCTGGAGATCGGCCGCCAGGTGCTGCAGCAGGCCTGCGGGCTGCTGGCCTCCTGGGCGGGCGACGAACACACGGCACACCTGAGCCTGGCGGTGAACGTCAGTTCGCGCCAGTTCAAGCACGCGGACTTCGTGCAGCAGGTGTGCGACACGCTCGCCAGGAGCGGCGCCGACCCGTCCCGGCTCAAGCTCGAACTCACGGAAAGCCTGCTGGTCGACGACATGGAGCTGATCATCGACAAGATGATGGTGCTGCGCGCGCACGGCGTGAGTTTCTCGCTCGACGACTTCGGCACCGGCTATTCGTCGCTGGCCTATCTGCGCCGGCTCCCGCTGGACCAGCTGAAGATCGACCAGTCCTTCGTACGCGACGTGCTGACCGACCCGAACGATGCCGTGATCGCGCGCACCATCATCGGCCTGGGCCAGAGCCTCGGCCTGAACGTGATCGCCGAAGGTGTGGAAAGCGCCGAGCAGCGCGACTTCCTGCTGGCCCACGGCTGTCTGGCCTACCAGGGGTATTTCTTCAGCCGGCCGCTGGCCCTGCCGCAGCTGGAACATTTCCTGCAGCAGGCCGCCACGCCGGTCTCGGCGCCGGCGCCGCTCTGA
- a CDS encoding aldo/keto reductase, translating to MTLHTKRLGAGPATIPSLGFGTFRMPGADVLDILPQALAIGYRHVDTAQIYGNEAEVGQAIEGSNVPRQEIFLTTKVWVDHYRTGDLQKSVETSLQKLRTDHVDLLLLHWPNPKVPFNETIQALNAVQRAGMARHIGVSNLNTTQMAEAARLSAAPLVTNQVEYHPYLNQDRLLQAAHAANMTVTAYYGLADGTVVNDPLLRAIGERHGKSAVQVTLRWLVQQPSVVALTKTVQPARALSNFDIFDFELSADEMAAVHALTARHQRFVRPDGLAPEWDAA from the coding sequence ATGACCCTCCATACCAAACGCCTGGGCGCCGGCCCGGCCACCATCCCCTCGCTCGGCTTCGGCACCTTCCGCATGCCCGGTGCCGACGTGCTCGACATCCTGCCGCAAGCGCTTGCCATCGGCTACCGCCATGTCGACACCGCGCAGATCTACGGCAACGAGGCCGAGGTCGGCCAGGCCATCGAAGGCTCGAACGTGCCGCGCCAGGAGATCTTCCTCACCACCAAGGTCTGGGTCGATCACTACCGCACCGGTGACCTGCAGAAGTCTGTCGAGACCAGCCTGCAGAAGCTGCGCACCGACCACGTCGACCTGTTGCTGCTGCACTGGCCCAATCCGAAAGTGCCGTTCAACGAGACCATCCAGGCCTTGAACGCCGTGCAGCGCGCCGGCATGGCCCGCCACATCGGCGTGAGCAACCTCAACACCACGCAGATGGCCGAGGCGGCCCGCCTGAGCGCTGCCCCGCTGGTGACGAACCAGGTCGAGTACCACCCCTACCTGAACCAGGACCGGCTGCTGCAGGCCGCCCATGCCGCGAACATGACCGTCACCGCCTATTACGGGCTGGCCGACGGCACGGTGGTGAATGACCCCCTGCTGCGCGCCATCGGCGAACGCCACGGCAAATCGGCGGTGCAGGTCACGCTGCGCTGGCTGGTGCAGCAGCCCAGCGTGGTGGCCCTGACCAAGACCGTGCAGCCGGCGCGGGCCTTGTCCAACTTCGACATCTTCGACTTCGAACTGAGCGCCGACGAGATGGCGGCCGTGCATGCGCTGACCGCACGCCACCAACGCTTCGTGAGGCCCGACGGCCTCGCCCCCGAGTGGGACGCGGCCTGA
- a CDS encoding MFS transporter produces MPLALLALTISAYAIGTTEFVIVGLLPVIAADLQVSLPSAGLLVSLYALGVAIGAPVLTALTGRLPRKVLLLSLMVLFTAGNLLAWQAPGYASLVTARILTGLAHGVFFSIGTTIATSLVPREKAASAIAIMFTGLTVALVTGVPLGTFIGQHFGWRETFLAVSALGLVAFFGSLAFVPSGIRHAAPASLLQQVRVLGQPRLLLVYATTALGYGGSFIAFTYLAPILQDVSGFSAGTVSLVLLVYGVSVAVGNIWGGKLADRHGAIRALQVVFLGLAAVLFALTFTAHNPWLAVATVLLWGAVAFGNVPGLQVYVVQQAERVTPQAVDVASGLNIAAFNLGIAGGALAGGTIVEKLGLMHTPWIGAIVVLGALGLTTFMGRLDRRLPASHRPTAMRSRAVAH; encoded by the coding sequence ATGCCCCTTGCCTTGCTGGCGCTGACCATCAGCGCCTATGCCATCGGAACCACCGAATTCGTCATCGTCGGGCTGCTGCCCGTCATCGCCGCCGACTTGCAGGTGAGCCTGCCGTCGGCCGGCCTGCTGGTCAGCCTCTATGCCCTGGGCGTCGCCATCGGCGCGCCGGTGCTCACCGCGCTCACCGGCCGGTTGCCGCGAAAGGTGCTGCTGCTGAGCCTGATGGTGCTGTTCACCGCCGGCAACCTGCTGGCCTGGCAGGCGCCGGGGTATGCCTCGCTGGTCACGGCGCGCATCCTGACCGGCCTGGCGCACGGTGTGTTCTTCTCCATCGGCACCACCATCGCCACCAGCCTGGTGCCGCGCGAGAAGGCCGCGAGCGCGATCGCCATCATGTTCACCGGGCTGACCGTGGCGCTGGTCACCGGCGTGCCGCTGGGCACCTTCATCGGCCAGCATTTCGGCTGGCGCGAGACTTTCCTCGCCGTGTCGGCGCTGGGCCTGGTCGCGTTTTTCGGCAGCCTGGCGTTCGTGCCCTCCGGCATTCGCCACGCGGCGCCGGCTTCCTTGTTGCAGCAGGTGCGTGTGCTGGGCCAGCCGCGCCTGCTGCTGGTCTACGCCACGACGGCGCTCGGCTACGGTGGCTCGTTCATCGCCTTCACCTACCTTGCGCCGATCTTGCAGGACGTTTCGGGGTTCAGTGCCGGCACGGTGAGCTTGGTGCTGCTGGTCTACGGGGTCTCGGTGGCGGTGGGCAACATCTGGGGCGGCAAGCTCGCTGACAGACATGGGGCGATCCGCGCGCTGCAAGTGGTGTTCCTGGGCCTGGCCGCGGTACTGTTCGCGCTGACGTTCACCGCGCACAACCCGTGGTTGGCCGTGGCGACGGTGCTGCTGTGGGGCGCGGTGGCCTTCGGCAACGTGCCGGGCCTGCAGGTCTACGTGGTGCAGCAGGCCGAACGCGTGACGCCGCAGGCGGTGGATGTGGCCTCGGGGCTGAACATCGCGGCCTTCAACCTCGGCATTGCCGGCGGCGCGCTGGCCGGCGGCACGATCGTCGAAAAACTCGGCCTGATGCACACGCCGTGGATCGGCGCCATCGTGGTGCTCGGTGCGCTCGGCCTGACCACCTTCATGGGCCGTCTCGACCGCAGGCTGCCTGCCTCCCATCGACCCACCGCGATGCGCTCCCGCGCCGTCGCCCATTGA
- a CDS encoding LysR family transcriptional regulator — MKTTLEELSAYTTVVDTGSITAAADQLGQTSSGVSRALGRLEAKLATTLLQRTTRRLELTEEGRIFLAQARKILAAVDEAEEQMAVRREQPAGRLRVNAAVPYMLHVVVPLVAEFRNLYPAIELELNSSDAIIDLLEHRTDIAIRIGALQDSTLHARPLGTNGLRVLASPAYLKAHGRPRTVAALVAEHSLLGFTQPASLNRWPLRDADGNELQINPSLLASSGETLRQLALAGAGIVCLADFMTHADRAAGDLVQVLPRETLDVRQPVHAVYYRNTQLSARIACFLDFMGARLGQGKAA, encoded by the coding sequence ATGAAAACCACACTCGAGGAGCTCAGCGCCTACACCACCGTGGTGGACACCGGCTCGATCACGGCGGCTGCCGACCAGCTCGGGCAGACCAGTTCGGGCGTGAGCCGCGCGCTCGGCCGGCTAGAGGCCAAACTCGCCACCACGCTGCTGCAGCGCACCACGCGCCGGCTTGAGCTGACCGAAGAGGGCCGGATCTTCCTGGCCCAGGCACGCAAGATCCTGGCGGCCGTGGACGAGGCCGAAGAGCAGATGGCCGTGCGCCGCGAGCAACCCGCCGGCCGGCTGCGCGTGAACGCCGCCGTGCCCTACATGTTGCACGTGGTGGTGCCACTGGTAGCGGAGTTCCGCAACTTGTACCCGGCGATCGAACTGGAGCTCAACAGCAGCGATGCCATCATCGACCTGCTCGAGCACCGCACCGACATCGCCATCCGCATCGGCGCGCTGCAGGATTCAACGCTGCATGCGCGCCCGCTGGGCACCAACGGCCTGCGTGTGCTGGCCAGCCCCGCCTACCTCAAGGCCCACGGCCGACCCAGGACCGTGGCCGCGCTGGTGGCCGAACACAGCTTGCTCGGCTTCACACAACCGGCCTCGCTGAACCGCTGGCCGCTGCGCGACGCCGACGGCAATGAATTGCAGATCAACCCCTCGCTGCTGGCCTCCAGCGGGGAAACCCTGCGCCAGCTGGCCCTGGCCGGCGCCGGCATCGTCTGCCTGGCCGACTTCATGACCCACGCCGACCGCGCCGCCGGCGATCTGGTCCAGGTGCTGCCGCGCGAGACGCTGGACGTGCGCCAACCCGTGCACGCCGTGTACTACCGCAACACGCAGCTGTCGGCGCGTATCGCGTGTTTTCTGGATTTCATGGGGGCGCGGCTGGGGCAAGGAAAGGCCGCTTGA
- a CDS encoding LysE/ArgO family amino acid transporter: MTGLPSYLSAFTAGLGLCFGLIVAIGAQNAFVLRQGLRREHLLPVVLFCFGADTLLVLAGVAGMARVLANRPTLAITLAAGGAVFLFAYAALALRRAWRPHALQAQGTAGLRAPLKTVMLQLAAFTLLNPHVYLDTVVLIGSVGAAQPGAAKWFFAAGTALASLVWFSALGFGARFLAPWLARPGAWRWLDAGVGLVMAVLGGVVARQAWSLLSSQ, from the coding sequence ATGACCGGTCTACCTTCCTACCTTTCCGCCTTCACCGCAGGGCTTGGCCTGTGTTTCGGCCTGATCGTCGCCATCGGCGCCCAGAATGCCTTCGTCCTGCGCCAGGGCTTGCGCCGTGAGCATCTGCTGCCGGTGGTGCTGTTCTGCTTCGGCGCCGACACCTTGCTGGTGCTGGCGGGTGTGGCCGGCATGGCGAGGGTACTGGCGAACCGGCCGACCCTGGCCATCACCCTCGCGGCGGGCGGTGCCGTGTTCCTGTTCGCCTACGCTGCCCTGGCCCTGCGCCGGGCTTGGCGCCCGCACGCACTGCAAGCGCAGGGCACGGCCGGTCTGCGCGCGCCCCTGAAGACGGTGATGCTGCAGCTGGCTGCTTTCACCCTGCTCAATCCCCACGTCTACCTCGATACCGTGGTGTTGATCGGGTCGGTGGGCGCGGCCCAGCCAGGCGCGGCGAAATGGTTCTTCGCGGCCGGCACGGCCCTGGCCAGCCTCGTCTGGTTCAGCGCCCTCGGCTTCGGCGCGAGGTTCCTGGCGCCCTGGCTGGCCCGGCCCGGCGCCTGGCGCTGGCTCGATGCAGGTGTGGGGCTGGTGATGGCGGTGCTGGGCGGCGTGGTCGCGCGACAGGCGTGGAGCTTGCTATCAAGTCAGTAG
- a CDS encoding LysR family transcriptional regulator ArgP — protein sequence MLDYVSLSAVAQVVREGSFERAAQALHVTASAVSQRVKLLEERLGLALIVRGTPCTATEAGHWLCRHVEQVGMLERDLHTALPALTALDADDGRVTLRIAVNADSLATWFIDAAQAFTQAEPALLDLSADDQDHTAEWLREGTVLAAVSSSTKPVQGCHAVPLGQMRYVASASPEYVHRHFPNGLTAAALANAPCLSFNRKDQLQATWARRASGEAVTMPQHWLPSSQGFVQAALAGMGWGMNPMAMVAGHLKSGALVRLLPGPENDLLVPLVWQHARLKIPMLDRLTAAVQKAAGQALEP from the coding sequence ATGCTCGATTACGTGTCCCTCTCCGCCGTGGCCCAAGTGGTGCGCGAAGGCAGCTTCGAACGCGCAGCGCAGGCCTTGCACGTCACAGCCTCCGCCGTATCGCAACGCGTGAAGCTGCTCGAAGAGCGGCTGGGCCTGGCGCTGATCGTCCGTGGCACGCCCTGCACGGCCACCGAGGCCGGTCACTGGCTGTGCCGGCATGTGGAGCAGGTCGGCATGCTGGAGCGCGACCTGCACACCGCCTTGCCCGCACTGACGGCCCTCGACGCCGACGACGGCAGGGTGACGCTGCGCATCGCCGTCAACGCCGACAGCCTGGCCACCTGGTTCATCGACGCGGCACAGGCTTTCACCCAGGCGGAGCCGGCGCTGCTCGACCTGAGTGCCGACGACCAGGACCACACCGCCGAATGGCTGCGCGAAGGCACGGTGTTGGCCGCGGTCAGCAGTTCGACCAAGCCGGTCCAGGGTTGCCACGCCGTGCCGCTGGGCCAGATGCGCTACGTGGCCTCGGCCAGCCCCGAATACGTGCATCGGCATTTCCCGAACGGGCTCACCGCGGCGGCCCTGGCCAATGCCCCTTGCCTGAGCTTCAACCGCAAGGACCAATTGCAGGCGACGTGGGCCCGCCGGGCCAGCGGCGAGGCGGTGACCATGCCGCAGCACTGGCTGCCGTCCTCGCAGGGATTCGTGCAGGCGGCGCTGGCCGGCATGGGCTGGGGCATGAACCCGATGGCGATGGTGGCCGGGCACTTGAAGAGCGGAGCGCTCGTGCGGCTGCTGCCGGGCCCGGAAAACGACCTGCTGGTGCCGCTGGTCTGGCAACACGCCAGGCTGAAGATTCCGATGCTGGACCGGCTGACCGCCGCCGTGCAGAAAGCGGCCGGTCAGGCCCTCGAGCCTTGA
- a CDS encoding aldo/keto reductase has product MTYGAPGQGHHPWTLDEAASRPFIKKALDLGINFFDTANVYSAGSSEEIVGRAFKDYAPRDEVVIATKVHGRMRPGPNGAGLSRKAIFSEIDHSLRRLGTDYVDLYQIHRWDYATPIEETLEALHDVVKAGKARYIGASSMYAWQFAKALATSERHGWTRFATMQPYVNLLYREEEREMLPLCRAEGIGVIPWSPLARGRLTRAWDSQSARAETDDFGKTLYASTAEADRKVVEAVMAVAKARGVPPAQIALAWVLQVPGITAPIIGATRVQQLDDAVAALSIKLTPEEIAALEKPYVPHAVVGFS; this is encoded by the coding sequence GCTGCGAGCCGGCCGTTCATCAAGAAAGCGCTCGACCTGGGCATCAACTTCTTCGACACCGCCAATGTGTATTCGGCCGGCAGCAGCGAAGAGATCGTCGGCCGCGCGTTCAAGGACTACGCGCCGCGCGACGAGGTGGTCATCGCCACCAAGGTGCATGGCCGCATGCGGCCCGGGCCGAACGGCGCCGGCCTGTCGCGCAAGGCCATCTTCAGCGAGATCGACCACAGCCTGCGCCGGCTCGGCACGGACTACGTCGACCTCTACCAGATCCACCGCTGGGACTACGCCACGCCGATCGAGGAAACGCTGGAGGCATTGCACGACGTCGTCAAGGCCGGCAAGGCGCGCTACATCGGTGCCTCTTCCATGTACGCGTGGCAATTCGCCAAGGCGCTGGCGACCTCCGAGCGCCATGGCTGGACCCGGTTCGCCACCATGCAGCCGTACGTGAACCTGCTGTACCGCGAGGAAGAACGCGAGATGCTGCCGTTGTGCCGGGCCGAAGGCATCGGGGTGATTCCCTGGAGCCCGCTCGCGCGTGGCCGCCTCACGCGCGCGTGGGACAGCCAGAGTGCGCGGGCCGAGACTGACGACTTCGGCAAGACGCTGTACGCCAGCACCGCCGAGGCCGACCGCAAGGTCGTCGAAGCCGTGATGGCCGTCGCCAAGGCGCGTGGGGTGCCGCCCGCGCAGATCGCGCTGGCCTGGGTGCTGCAGGTGCCGGGCATCACCGCACCGATCATCGGGGCCACCAGGGTACAGCAGCTGGACGATGCGGTTGCGGCACTGTCGATCAAGCTCACGCCCGAAGAGATTGCGGCGCTGGAGAAGCCCTACGTGCCGCATGCAGTGGTCGGCTTTTCCTGA